A genomic window from Peromyscus maniculatus bairdii isolate BWxNUB_F1_BW_parent chromosome 1, HU_Pman_BW_mat_3.1, whole genome shotgun sequence includes:
- the Slc25a28 gene encoding mitoferrin-2 isoform X3, translating into MNPAEVVKQRMQMYNSPYHRVTDCVRAVWQNEGAGAFYRSYTTQLTMNVPFQAIHFMTYEFLQEHFNPQRRYNPSSHMLSGACAGAVAAAATTPLDVCKTLLNTQEPLALNSNITGHITGMASAFRTVYQVGGLTAYFRGVQARVIYQIPSTAIAWSVYEFFKYLITKRQDEWRAAK; encoded by the exons ATGAATCCAGCGGAAG TGGTCAAGCAGAGGATGCAGATGTACAACTCACCGTACCACCGGGTGACAGACTGTGTACGGGCAGTGTGGCAAAATGAAGGGGCTGGGGCCTTTTACCGCAGCTACACCACCCAGCTGACCATGAATGTCCCCTTCCAAGCCATTCACTTCATGACCTACGAGTTCCTGCAAGAGCACTTTAATCCCCAGAGACGGTACAACCCCAGCTCCCACATGCTCTCCGGAGCCTGTGCAGGAGCCGTAGCGGCCGCCGCTACAACCCCACTGGACGTCTGCAAAACACTGCTCAACACCCAGGAAcccctggctttgaactcaaacaTTACAGGACACATCACAGGCATGGCTAGTGCCTTCAGGACGGTTTATCAAGTAGGCGGGCTGACTGCCTACTTCCGAGGGGTGCAGGCCAGAGTCATTTACCAGATCCCCTCCACGGCCATTGCGTGGTCTGTGTATGAATTCTTCAAATACCTAATCACAAAGCGGCAGGACGAGTGGAGGGCCGCCaagtga